One genomic window of Vibrio ziniensis includes the following:
- the rluC gene encoding 23S rRNA pseudouridine(955/2504/2580) synthase RluC, producing MNEIRTQVQFIDIDEDMAGQRIDNFLRNQLKSIPKSMVYRILRKGEVRVNKKRVKAEYKLEAGDVVRVPPVTMEEKSDETAAPSTKLNKVAELESCILHEDEHVLILNKPSGTAVHGGSGLKFGAIEALRALRPQARFLELVHRIDRDTSGILLVAKKRSALRHLQAQFREKTVQKYYFALVMGEWENKWKVVNAPLLKNEVNSIVRVSSNGKPSETRFKIIEKFEQATLIQASPITGRTHQIRVHTQYMGHPIAWDDRYGDRRFDAYTAQFGIDRLFLHAANIRFVHPATEEVMEINAPLDSKLENALAQMRSTK from the coding sequence ATGAACGAAATCAGAACTCAAGTCCAATTCATCGACATAGATGAAGATATGGCTGGTCAACGCATCGATAACTTTTTGCGTAACCAATTAAAATCAATTCCTAAAAGCATGGTTTATCGAATCTTGCGAAAGGGTGAAGTGCGCGTAAATAAAAAGCGAGTAAAGGCGGAATATAAGTTGGAAGCAGGCGATGTGGTTCGAGTTCCGCCTGTTACAATGGAAGAAAAGTCAGATGAAACTGCTGCACCAAGTACCAAACTTAATAAAGTCGCGGAATTAGAAAGTTGCATTCTTCATGAGGATGAACATGTCCTCATTTTGAATAAGCCTTCGGGCACCGCTGTGCATGGCGGTAGTGGCTTGAAGTTTGGCGCGATTGAAGCGTTACGAGCTCTTCGACCACAAGCGCGCTTTTTAGAACTTGTGCATCGAATTGATCGTGACACATCAGGTATTTTGTTGGTTGCAAAAAAGCGTTCTGCTTTGCGTCACTTACAAGCCCAGTTTCGAGAGAAAACAGTACAAAAATACTATTTTGCTCTGGTTATGGGGGAGTGGGAAAACAAGTGGAAAGTGGTTAATGCCCCATTGTTAAAGAATGAAGTGAACAGCATTGTGCGCGTGAGTTCCAATGGTAAGCCATCAGAAACGCGTTTTAAGATCATAGAAAAGTTTGAACAGGCGACGTTGATTCAGGCGAGCCCTATTACTGGTCGCACACATCAGATCCGTGTACATACACAATATATGGGGCACCCAATTGCCTGGGACGACCGTTATGGTGACCGACGATTTGATGCTTATACCGCACAATTTGGCATTGACCGTTTGTTCTTGCATGCTGCGAATATTCGTTTTGTTCATCCAGCGACGGAGGAAGTTATGGAAATCAACGCGCCTCTGGATAGCAAGTTAGAAAATGCATTAGCTCAGATGCGAAGCACTAAATGA
- a CDS encoding SulP family inorganic anion transporter, with translation MFEFPQFSKHSVKNDVLSGLTVALALVPEAVAFAFVAGVDPMVGLYAAFIVGLITSIFGGRPGMISGATGAMAVVMVSLVSSHGVQYLFAAILFTGVLQIAAGLFRLGKFIRMVPHPVMIGFVNGLAIVIFLAQLGQFKAPDINGILTWLPSEQLFLMLGLVALTMAIIHFLPKLTTAVPSSLVAIVTVTLLVQGLGLETRTVVDFLRAMSGNESATLAGTLPTFAFPVVPMTLETLQIILPYSVILAAIGLIESLLTLTVLDEMTNTRGKSNRECMGQGLANITCSVFGAMGGCAMIGQSMININSGGRGRLSGIVAAVMLLFFILFAASLIEMIPLAALVGVMFMVVIGTFEWATFKLARRVPKQDFFVIVLVTVVTVFTDLAIAVGVGVVASALMFAWEHAKHIYASSQLNEEGSKVYKVNGPIFFGSAANFLELFDAKNDPQDVIVDFAQSRVADHSAIEAIETLAERYASVGKTLHLRHLSQDCRALLDKAGSLIEINVKEDPSYKVATDVLAG, from the coding sequence ATGTTTGAATTTCCACAGTTTTCCAAACACTCAGTAAAAAATGATGTCCTTTCAGGACTTACAGTTGCTCTAGCATTGGTGCCGGAAGCCGTCGCTTTCGCATTCGTGGCTGGCGTTGACCCTATGGTTGGCTTATATGCAGCATTCATCGTTGGCCTTATCACATCTATATTCGGTGGACGTCCAGGCATGATCTCTGGCGCAACTGGTGCAATGGCTGTGGTGATGGTGAGCTTAGTATCAAGTCATGGTGTTCAATATCTGTTTGCAGCCATATTGTTTACTGGCGTACTACAAATTGCAGCGGGTCTGTTCAGACTCGGCAAGTTCATCCGTATGGTTCCGCACCCTGTGATGATCGGTTTTGTAAATGGTCTTGCTATCGTTATTTTCCTCGCTCAGCTTGGGCAGTTCAAAGCTCCTGATATCAATGGCATTCTAACTTGGCTACCAAGTGAGCAACTGTTCCTGATGCTGGGATTGGTAGCTTTAACCATGGCTATCATTCACTTTTTACCAAAGCTCACTACAGCAGTACCTTCTTCGCTCGTTGCTATTGTAACAGTAACACTATTGGTACAAGGACTCGGTTTAGAAACACGCACAGTTGTCGACTTCCTACGAGCGATGTCTGGTAACGAAAGCGCGACTCTGGCTGGTACTCTTCCAACATTTGCTTTCCCTGTCGTACCTATGACTCTTGAGACACTACAGATAATTCTTCCATATTCTGTAATTTTGGCCGCCATCGGTTTGATTGAATCATTATTAACCCTAACTGTTCTGGATGAAATGACCAATACCCGCGGTAAGTCTAACCGCGAGTGTATGGGGCAAGGTTTAGCCAACATTACCTGCTCTGTGTTCGGTGCAATGGGTGGCTGTGCGATGATTGGTCAATCGATGATCAACATAAACTCAGGAGGACGCGGTCGATTATCCGGTATTGTGGCAGCGGTGATGTTGTTGTTTTTCATCCTGTTCGCAGCATCGCTTATTGAGATGATTCCGCTTGCTGCTCTGGTCGGTGTCATGTTTATGGTCGTTATCGGCACATTCGAATGGGCTACGTTTAAACTTGCTCGCCGCGTACCTAAGCAGGATTTCTTTGTCATTGTCCTAGTAACGGTTGTTACTGTGTTTACCGACTTAGCTATTGCTGTAGGCGTTGGTGTAGTTGCTTCTGCACTTATGTTTGCTTGGGAGCACGCAAAACATATCTACGCAAGTAGCCAGCTTAATGAAGAGGGTTCTAAAGTTTATAAAGTTAACGGTCCTATCTTCTTTGGCTCTGCCGCTAACTTCCTTGAACTATTTGACGCCAAAAACGACCCACAAGATGTAATTGTCGACTTTGCCCAATCGCGTGTAGCAGACCATTCTGCAATTGAAGCCATTGAGACCTTGGCAGAGCGCTACGCGTCTGTCGGTAAAACACTGCACCTACGTCACCTAAGTCAGGATTGTCGCGCATTATTAGATAAAGCCGGTAGCCTTATCGAAATCAACGTAAAAGAAGACCCTAGCTACAAAGTAGCGACAGATGTCCTTGCAGGTTAA
- a CDS encoding DMT family transporter: protein MTWILFTLFAAFMQSWRNAFQSHLSGNVKTAGVTLARFLWASPIAALYLATLYFIEPIPSPNFSSLFITYIVGAATMQIVATALMVRLFKFNNYAVGAGLAKSEALVAALLGMLFFGTQLTLLGWIGVFVGGVGVFLLSTQGSFRQISLPTVILGISCGSAFALTSLWVREASIALGLPFPYGAAWVLLLVISLQTLILVSYLVVTDVNTLKALFARPKIVFLTSFTSCLGSIGWFSAMSLQAVPYVKTLGQVEIFFTMLISIMWLKQKVRIKDGFGLILVALAAILVMWG from the coding sequence ATGACATGGATTCTGTTCACTCTTTTTGCGGCTTTTATGCAGTCTTGGCGTAATGCATTTCAAAGTCATTTGTCCGGTAATGTTAAAACAGCAGGTGTCACTTTAGCTCGCTTTCTTTGGGCAAGCCCGATTGCTGCATTGTATTTAGCCACTTTATATTTCATAGAACCCATTCCAAGCCCCAATTTCAGTTCGCTTTTCATCACTTACATCGTTGGTGCAGCCACGATGCAGATCGTTGCCACTGCGCTAATGGTTCGACTGTTTAAGTTTAATAATTATGCTGTTGGTGCTGGGCTTGCAAAGAGCGAAGCTTTGGTTGCTGCGCTGCTTGGAATGCTTTTCTTCGGTACTCAATTGACGCTATTAGGATGGATTGGAGTCTTTGTCGGAGGCGTAGGTGTCTTCTTATTAAGTACACAAGGCAGTTTCCGCCAGATATCTCTCCCTACTGTTATTTTAGGAATCAGCTGCGGCAGTGCTTTCGCTTTAACGTCTTTATGGGTTCGAGAAGCAAGTATCGCATTAGGACTACCTTTTCCTTATGGTGCAGCCTGGGTGCTGCTATTGGTCATCTCACTTCAAACACTGATTTTGGTAAGCTATTTAGTTGTTACAGATGTTAATACGCTAAAAGCTCTATTCGCTAGACCCAAAATAGTGTTCTTAACGAGCTTTACTAGCTGCCTTGGCTCAATTGGATGGTTCAGTGCTATGTCACTGCAAGCGGTACCTTACGTAAAAACGCTCGGTCAGGTAGAAATCTTTTTTACAATGCTGATATCTATTATGTGGCTTAAGCAGAAAGTACGAATCAAAGATGGCTTCGGCTTAATATTGGTAGCCTTAGCTGCCATATTAGTTATGTGGGGTTAA
- the rne gene encoding ribonuclease E → MKRMLINATQKEELRVALVDGQRLFDLDIESPGHESKKANIYKGRITRIEPSLEAAFVDYGAERHGFLPLKEIAREYFPEGYSYQGRPSIKEVLKEGQEVIVQIEKEERGSKGAALTTFISLAGSYLVLMPNNPRAGGISRRIEGDERTELKTALSTLELPQGMGLIVRTAGVGKNGDELEWDLNVLLNHWAAIKQASDANPAPFLIHQESNVIVRAIRDYLRRDIGEILIDSNTIYERALDHIRLVRPDFVNRVKKYEGEVPLFSHFQIESQIESAFQREVRLPSGGSIVIDPTEALTSIDINSARATKGGDIEETALNTNLEAADEIARQLRLRDLGGLVVIDFIDMTPVRHQREVENRLRDAVRLDRARVQIGRISRFGLLEMSRQRLSPSLAEASHHICPRCSGTGVVRDNESLALSVLRLIEEEALKDNTSQVLAVVPVSIASYLLNEKRRSINHIERIQEVRITIVPNSDMETPHFEVVRVREGEEHEILSYLIPRKLEALKEAEGKEVSEQDFRPKRIEEPALKGFASPAQSAPAPAPVAKPKVEAPTESVVTEQKPGLVSRFFKALAGIFASSEEDKKDQAKETAEVDSESKKQPQRRERNDRRRNNNSRDRNNRRKPITEKANEKVESEQQTVASESKPQERKPKQERRNKRDRNEAKSNKLQQEGRQLAAEAQQENAEKEPVSETQQTTKAAVVKERRQRRKLNKQVRVNNQQTEETYIVDESLPTEVVAPVVQEFTTELVQADLDTDNAEQQDEQKQRRNRRSPRHLRASGQRRRRGRDRRPNPFRLRKGGVASPEMAMGKVMPRYDLAKPVVKAQPQVETVVENTVVSTPVLGGYAFPEMAMGKVIIRREVAIAETPVVEAPVETIIEVIEHSIVEKAETSPVETTVAPYEEIQQPEVQAPTVEIARQETTELAPVAKPAKVVALTKGHASSPMTKASGPQEVKEIAVNAAPFRTERYAPIGAGSQVASSQAGSAMAKPQGY, encoded by the coding sequence ATGAAAAGAATGCTTATTAACGCAACTCAGAAAGAAGAGTTGCGTGTCGCTTTGGTCGACGGCCAGCGATTGTTCGATCTTGATATCGAAAGTCCTGGACACGAATCGAAAAAGGCGAATATCTACAAAGGTCGTATCACCCGTATTGAACCAAGTCTAGAAGCTGCTTTCGTTGATTACGGCGCTGAAAGACACGGTTTCCTCCCTCTTAAAGAAATTGCTCGCGAATACTTCCCAGAAGGTTATTCCTACCAAGGTCGTCCAAGCATTAAAGAAGTGCTTAAAGAAGGCCAAGAAGTTATCGTTCAGATTGAAAAAGAGGAACGCGGTAGTAAAGGTGCTGCGCTGACCACATTTATCTCTCTTGCTGGTAGTTATTTAGTTCTTATGCCAAACAACCCTCGTGCTGGCGGTATTTCTCGCCGTATCGAAGGTGATGAGCGTACTGAACTTAAAACTGCATTGAGCACGTTAGAACTACCTCAAGGTATGGGTCTAATTGTTCGTACAGCTGGGGTTGGCAAAAATGGTGACGAGTTAGAGTGGGACTTAAACGTTCTGCTGAACCATTGGGCAGCGATCAAACAAGCATCTGACGCGAATCCTGCGCCATTTCTAATTCACCAAGAAAGTAACGTTATCGTTCGTGCGATTCGTGACTACTTGCGTCGTGATATCGGTGAAATCCTGATTGATAGTAATACTATCTACGAACGTGCGCTTGACCATATCCGTCTAGTTCGTCCTGATTTCGTAAACCGTGTTAAGAAATACGAAGGCGAAGTGCCGCTATTTAGCCACTTCCAAATCGAAAGCCAAATTGAATCCGCGTTCCAACGCGAAGTTCGTCTGCCTTCAGGTGGTTCAATTGTTATTGACCCAACAGAAGCACTGACGTCTATCGATATCAACTCAGCACGAGCAACAAAAGGCGGAGATATCGAAGAAACTGCTCTAAACACCAACTTAGAAGCAGCAGATGAAATTGCACGCCAATTACGTCTGCGCGACCTAGGTGGCCTAGTTGTTATCGACTTCATCGATATGACTCCTGTTCGTCACCAACGTGAAGTAGAAAACCGTCTACGTGATGCCGTTCGCTTAGACCGCGCTCGTGTACAAATCGGTCGTATTTCGCGCTTCGGTCTTTTAGAGATGTCTCGCCAACGTTTGAGTCCTTCTCTAGCTGAAGCAAGCCACCATATCTGTCCACGTTGTTCGGGCACAGGTGTGGTTCGTGATAATGAATCTTTAGCGCTTTCAGTTCTTCGTTTGATCGAAGAAGAAGCATTGAAAGACAATACGTCACAAGTTCTGGCGGTTGTACCGGTTTCTATTGCTTCATATCTGTTGAACGAAAAGCGCCGCTCAATTAACCACATTGAACGCATTCAAGAAGTTAGAATTACCATCGTTCCAAATTCAGACATGGAAACACCTCATTTTGAAGTGGTACGTGTGCGCGAAGGTGAAGAACACGAAATTCTTTCTTACTTGATTCCTCGAAAACTTGAAGCCTTAAAAGAAGCAGAAGGCAAAGAGGTTAGCGAACAAGATTTTCGTCCTAAACGTATCGAAGAACCGGCTCTGAAAGGCTTTGCATCACCAGCCCAGTCAGCTCCCGCACCTGCTCCAGTAGCGAAACCTAAAGTAGAGGCACCTACAGAATCGGTTGTTACTGAGCAAAAACCAGGGCTGGTCAGTCGCTTCTTTAAAGCTCTAGCAGGTATTTTCGCCTCTTCAGAAGAAGACAAGAAAGACCAAGCTAAAGAGACTGCTGAAGTTGATAGCGAGAGTAAGAAGCAACCTCAACGTCGTGAGCGTAACGACCGTCGTCGTAACAACAACTCTCGCGACAGAAACAATCGCCGTAAGCCAATAACTGAAAAGGCGAACGAAAAGGTTGAGAGCGAACAGCAAACTGTTGCTAGCGAAAGCAAACCGCAAGAGCGTAAGCCAAAGCAAGAACGCCGCAATAAGCGTGATCGTAATGAAGCTAAGTCAAACAAGCTTCAACAAGAAGGTCGCCAATTAGCCGCTGAAGCTCAGCAAGAAAATGCAGAGAAAGAGCCAGTAAGTGAGACTCAACAAACTACTAAAGCAGCTGTAGTTAAAGAGCGTCGCCAACGCCGTAAGCTTAATAAGCAAGTACGCGTGAACAATCAACAAACTGAAGAAACATATATTGTTGATGAGTCTTTACCTACTGAAGTAGTAGCACCTGTTGTTCAAGAGTTTACGACTGAATTGGTTCAAGCAGACTTAGACACTGATAACGCAGAACAGCAAGATGAGCAGAAGCAACGCCGTAATCGTCGCTCTCCTCGTCATCTGCGAGCAAGTGGTCAACGTCGTCGCCGTGGTCGTGATCGTCGCCCTAACCCATTCCGCCTTCGTAAAGGTGGTGTAGCATCTCCAGAGATGGCTATGGGTAAAGTGATGCCTCGTTATGATTTAGCGAAACCTGTTGTTAAAGCTCAACCTCAAGTTGAAACAGTCGTTGAAAATACAGTTGTATCAACACCAGTGCTAGGCGGTTACGCATTCCCTGAAATGGCAATGGGTAAAGTGATTATTCGTCGTGAAGTCGCTATTGCAGAAACACCGGTTGTTGAAGCACCAGTTGAGACTATCATCGAAGTCATCGAGCATAGCATCGTCGAGAAAGCTGAAACATCGCCAGTAGAAACGACTGTCGCTCCATACGAAGAAATTCAACAACCTGAAGTACAAGCTCCGACTGTTGAAATTGCGAGACAAGAAACTACAGAACTAGCGCCAGTTGCTAAACCGGCAAAAGTTGTGGCATTAACAAAAGGTCACGCGTCATCACCTATGACGAAAGCTTCTGGTCCGCAAGAGGTTAAAGAAATTGCTGTAAATGCAGCACCTTTCCGCACTGAACGCTACGCTCCTATCGGCGCTGGCAGCCAAGTGGCAAGTAGCCAAGCAGGTTCTGCGATGGCTAAACCTCAAGGTTACTAA